DNA from Petropleomorpha daqingensis:
CTCCACCGGCATCGTGGCGACCAGGCGGTCGGGGTCGTAGTCGGTGATCCGGATGCCCAGCTTGTCGTCGAGGGGGCTGATCGAGCCGGTGGGCAGCCAGTCGGGCCGGGCGGTGGTCACGACTCCCGACGGTAACCAGCGGCCGGGGCGGTCCTGTCGGGGGGCGCACCTAGGATCGGAGCCGATGTCCGCTCCCGCTGCTGCCCCCGCCGGCACGACGACGGGGCCGCGCCCCCGCCTGCTGCTCCTCGACGGCCACTCGCTGGCCTACCGGGCGTTCTTCGCGCTGCCCGTCGAGAACTTCTCGACGACCACGGGCCAGCCGACGAACGCCGTCTACGGCTTCACGTCGATGCTGATCAACATCCTGCGCGACGAGCAGCCCACCCATCTGGCCGTCGCCTTCGACGTGGGCCGCAAGACCTTCCGCTCGGAGATCTACGCCGAGTACAAGGCGAACCGCTCGGAGAGCCCGACGGACTTCCGCGGCCAGGTCAGCCTCATCCAGGAGGTGCTCGGCGCGCTGCGGATCCCGTTCATCACCGCCGAGGGCTACGAGGCCGACGACGTGATCGCCACGCTGACCACGCAGGCGGTCGACGCGGGCATGGACGTGCTGATCGGCACGGGCGACCGCGACGCGCTGCAGCTGGTCAACGAGCACGTCACCGTGCTCTACCCGCGCAAGGGCGTCTCCGACCTGACCCGGTTCACCCCGGAGGAGGTCGAGGCCAAGTACAACCTGACGCCGGCGCAGTACCCGGACTTCGCCGCGCTGCGCGGCGACCCGAGCGACAACCTCCCGAACATCCCGAGCGTGGGGGAGAAGACCGCGGCCAAGTGGGTCCGCGAGTACGGCTCGCTGGACGCGCTGGTCGACCAGGTCGACACGGTCAAGGGCAAGGTCGGCGACGCGCTGCGCGCGCACCTGTCCTCGGTGCTGCAGAACCGGCGGCTGACCGAGCTAGACCGGCAGGTGCCGCTCGAGGTGGGCCCGGACGACCTCGCCGTCCAGGCGTGGGACCGCAACGAGGTACACACCCTCTTCGACAACCTGCAGTTCCGGGTGCTGCGCGACCGGCTGTTCGCCACGCTGACCAGCGCCGAGCCGGAGGTCGAGGGCGGCTTCGACGTCGCCGTCGACGACGTGGCGCCCGGGCAGCTCGGCGCCTGGCTCGGCGAGCACGCGATCGGCCGGACCGGCCTGATCTTCCGGGGCACCTGGGGGCGCGGCACCGGCGAGCTGACCGGGCTGGCGCTGGCCGCGGGCGACGACCACGCCGTCTTCGTCGACCTCGGGCCGGCGCTCGACGTGGCCGACGAGCAGGCGCTCGCGGCCTGGCTGGCCGACCCGGCGCGGCCCAAGGTCGTGCACGACGTCAAGGGCCCGCTGCTGGCGATCTGGGCGCGGGGCTGGGACCTCGCCGGCGTGGTGAGCGACACCGCGCTGGCCGCCTACCTGGCCACGCCCGGGCAGCGCTCGTTCGACCTGGGCGACCTCGCCGTCCGGTACCTGCGCCGCGAGCTCAAGGACGCCGCCGCCGAGGAGGCCCAGCTCACCCTCGACGGCCTCGGCCCGTCCGAGGAGGACCTCGCCCGCGACGCGGCGAAGGCCGACGTCCTCAAGGCGGTCGCGGTCAACGACCTGTCCGACGCCCTCGAGACCGTGCTCGGGCAGCGCGGCGGCGACCGGCTGCTCGGCGAGCTCGAGCTGCCGCTGTCGTTCGTGCTCGCGCGCATGGAGCAGCGCGGCATCGCCGCGGACCTCGACTTCCTCACCGAGCTGCAGCGCGAGTTCGCCGACGAGGTCGCCGCCGCGGCGGCGGAGTGCTACGCGGTGATCGGCCGCGAGGTGAACCTCGGCTCGCCGAAGCAGCTGCAGACCGTCCTGTTCGACGAGCTCGGCCTGCCGAAGACCAAGAAGATCAAGAGCGGCTACACCACCGACGCCGACGCGCTGACCAACCTGCTGGCGCAGACCGGGCACCCGTTCCTCGAGAGCCTGCTGCGGCACCGCGACGTGACGCGGCTGCGCACGGTCATCGACGGGCTGATCCCGATGGTCGACGACGCCGGTCGCATCCACACGACCTACCAGCAGACGATCGCGGCCACCGGCCGGCTGTCCTCGATCGACCCGAACCTGCAGAACATCCCGATCCGCTCCGCGGAGGGCCGCCGGATCCGGCAGGCGTTCGTGGTCGGCCCGGGCTTCGAGTCGCTGATGACGGCGGACTACAGCCAGATCGAGATGCGGATCATGGCGCACCTGTCGGAGGACGCCGGGCTGATCGAGGCCTTCACGTCGGGAGAGGACCTGCACTCCTTCGTCGCGTCGCGGGCGTTCGGCATCCCGATCGAGGACGTCGACCCGGAGATGCGCCGGCGGATCAAGGCGATGAGCTACGGCCTGGCGTACGGGCTGTCGGCCTACGGCCTGGCGCAGCAGCTGCGGATCACCCCGGAGGAGGCGCGCGAGCAGATGCACGCCTACTTCGAGCGCTTCGGCGGCATCCGCGACTACCTCGACGGGGTGGTCGACGACGCGCGGCAGACCGGCTACACCGAGACGACGCTCGGCCGCCGGCGCTACCTGCCGGACCTGACCAGCGACAACCGGCAGCGGCGGGAGATGGCCGAGCGGATGGCGCTCAACGCGCCCATCCAGGGCTCTGCCGCCGACGTCATCAAGGTCGCGATGCTCGAGGTCGAGCGGGCGATCGCCGCCGAGGGCCTGAAGTCGCGGATGCTGCTGCAGGTGCACGACGAGCTCGTCCTCGAGGTCGCGCCGGGGGAGAAGGAGGCCCTCGAGGCGCTGGTCCGGCGCGAGATGGCCGGCGCGGCGCAGCTGTCGGTGCCGCTGGAGGTCTCGGTCGGCTTCGGCGCCAGCTGGGACGCGGCGGCCCACTGAGTCATCGCGATCCTCCGGATCGCACCGCGACCACGTGCCGTCCCCCGGCTGCGCGGAGCCGCTTCCGTCGAGCCTCGGGAGACCCTGCGGGCCTCCGCTCGCCTCGACCGACAGCTCGGGGGCGGTCGCAGCGCTGGCCTTCGAGGGCACAGTGCCACCGACGCCGGGTCCGCGCTCTACCTCTCCCGCGGGTGGCAGCTCTGGACGGGGCCGACGTCCGCGCTGACGCCGTCGGGTAGCCGTCGCACGCCCGAGGACGACGGCTCGGTGCACGTGCTGGTCGGCGGGACCGACCTGGACCTGACCGCCGAGCTGACCTGCGACTGGCGCGACGGCGACCTCTGGTGATCATGCGTCCGGCTTGGTGCAGACCAGGATCAGCGTTCCGGGGACGAGCGCCCCGCGCGCCGGGGACCACTGCCCCCACACCTGCGTCCGGCCCGGCGTCCACTCCGGCTCGACCATGTCGACCAGCACCAGGCCGGCGCCGACGACGGCCCGCACCCAGTCGCCGACCGTCCGGTGGTGCTCGACGTAGACGATCTGCTCCGCGTCGTCGGTCTCCACGTACGGCCGCCGGTCGAAGTAGGAACCGGTGACCCGCAGGTCGTCGGGATCGGGCGAGTCGGGGAGCGGCCAGCGCATGGGGTGGTTCACCGACGCGACGAACCGGCCTCCGGGCCGCAGCACCCGCGCGACCTCGCGCAGCGCGCCCTCCACGTCGGCCACGAACGGCAGCCCGCCGAACGCCGAGCAGGCCAGGTCGACGCTCGCGTCGGCGAGCGGCAGCGCGCCGGCGTCGCCCTGCACGAGGGGGACGTCGACGCCGGTGAGCGTGTTCAGCGCGGCGGCCCGGACCAGCATGCCGCCCGACAAGTCCAGCCCGATCGGCTCGGCCCCGGCCCGGCGCAGCCAGCGCGAGCACGGCGCGGAGCCGCAGCCGATCTCGAGCACCCGCCGGCCCGCGACGTCGCCGAGCAGGTGCGCGTCGTCCTCCCGCAGCCCCTCCGGGCACCAGAGGAAGTCGACGTCGCCGAGGTCGCGGCCGTGCTCGGCGAGGTAGGCCGGCGCCGCGGCGTCCCACCACCGGCGGTTGGCCCGCGCCGACTCCGCCGAACCGGCGTCCCGGCGGGCCACGCCGCTCGCGGCCGGGTAGCCGTCGGTGCCGAGTGGAATGGGGTCGGCGGGCGGGGGAGCGCTCATGTCCTCTCCAGCGTGGCACGCGGGACGGCGGTGCAGGGGCTTTCGACCCAGGTGGACCGACCACCCCCGGCGTCCGTACCATGGGAATGCGCCAGAGGTCTGTCAGCGTTGTGCCCCTGTCCGGGGAACGGCGCCCGCCGGCTCTCCCCGCTCTTCCCCGCGGTCAACCGGCCGCGGGTGTCCCTGTCCCTACGCATTCCCCGTCCGGAGCACTCGACCACATGACCTCCACCCAGGT
Protein-coding regions in this window:
- the polA gene encoding DNA polymerase I, producing MSAPAAAPAGTTTGPRPRLLLLDGHSLAYRAFFALPVENFSTTTGQPTNAVYGFTSMLINILRDEQPTHLAVAFDVGRKTFRSEIYAEYKANRSESPTDFRGQVSLIQEVLGALRIPFITAEGYEADDVIATLTTQAVDAGMDVLIGTGDRDALQLVNEHVTVLYPRKGVSDLTRFTPEEVEAKYNLTPAQYPDFAALRGDPSDNLPNIPSVGEKTAAKWVREYGSLDALVDQVDTVKGKVGDALRAHLSSVLQNRRLTELDRQVPLEVGPDDLAVQAWDRNEVHTLFDNLQFRVLRDRLFATLTSAEPEVEGGFDVAVDDVAPGQLGAWLGEHAIGRTGLIFRGTWGRGTGELTGLALAAGDDHAVFVDLGPALDVADEQALAAWLADPARPKVVHDVKGPLLAIWARGWDLAGVVSDTALAAYLATPGQRSFDLGDLAVRYLRRELKDAAAEEAQLTLDGLGPSEEDLARDAAKADVLKAVAVNDLSDALETVLGQRGGDRLLGELELPLSFVLARMEQRGIAADLDFLTELQREFADEVAAAAAECYAVIGREVNLGSPKQLQTVLFDELGLPKTKKIKSGYTTDADALTNLLAQTGHPFLESLLRHRDVTRLRTVIDGLIPMVDDAGRIHTTYQQTIAATGRLSSIDPNLQNIPIRSAEGRRIRQAFVVGPGFESLMTADYSQIEMRIMAHLSEDAGLIEAFTSGEDLHSFVASRAFGIPIEDVDPEMRRRIKAMSYGLAYGLSAYGLAQQLRITPEEAREQMHAYFERFGGIRDYLDGVVDDARQTGYTETTLGRRRYLPDLTSDNRQRREMAERMALNAPIQGSAADVIKVAMLEVERAIAAEGLKSRMLLQVHDELVLEVAPGEKEALEALVRREMAGAAQLSVPLEVSVGFGASWDAAAH
- a CDS encoding class I SAM-dependent methyltransferase is translated as MSAPPPADPIPLGTDGYPAASGVARRDAGSAESARANRRWWDAAAPAYLAEHGRDLGDVDFLWCPEGLREDDAHLLGDVAGRRVLEIGCGSAPCSRWLRRAGAEPIGLDLSGGMLVRAAALNTLTGVDVPLVQGDAGALPLADASVDLACSAFGGLPFVADVEGALREVARVLRPGGRFVASVNHPMRWPLPDSPDPDDLRVTGSYFDRRPYVETDDAEQIVYVEHHRTVGDWVRAVVGAGLVLVDMVEPEWTPGRTQVWGQWSPARGALVPGTLILVCTKPDA